A genomic stretch from Pseudomonas sp. MUP55 includes:
- a CDS encoding carbohydrate ABC transporter permease: MTSLAAKPAISLSRIAIYAVLILAVLLYLVPLVVMLLTSFKTPEDISNGNLLSWPTVFSGIGWVKAWATVDGYFWNSLKITVPAVLISTAIGALNGYVLSFWRFRGSQLFFGLLLFGCFLPFQTVLLPASFTLGKMGLASTTTGLVFVHVVYGLAFTTLFFRNYYVSIPDALIKAARLDGAGFFTIFRQIILPMSTPIIMVCLIWQFTQIWNDFLFGVVFSSGDSQPITVALNNLVNTSTGAKEYNVDMAAAMIAGLPTLLVYVIAGKYFVRGLTAGAVKG; the protein is encoded by the coding sequence ATGACTAGTCTCGCCGCCAAACCCGCCATCAGCCTGAGTCGCATCGCGATCTATGCGGTGCTGATCCTTGCGGTGCTGCTGTACCTGGTGCCGCTGGTGGTGATGCTGCTCACCAGCTTCAAGACCCCGGAAGACATCAGCAACGGCAACCTGCTGAGCTGGCCAACCGTGTTCAGCGGCATCGGCTGGGTCAAGGCCTGGGCCACCGTGGACGGTTACTTCTGGAACTCGCTCAAGATCACCGTGCCGGCTGTGCTGATCTCCACGGCCATCGGCGCGTTGAACGGCTACGTGCTGTCGTTCTGGCGCTTTCGCGGTTCGCAGTTGTTCTTCGGCCTGTTGCTGTTCGGCTGCTTCCTGCCGTTCCAGACCGTGCTGCTGCCGGCGTCGTTCACCCTCGGCAAGATGGGCCTGGCCAGCACCACCACCGGCCTGGTCTTCGTGCATGTGGTCTACGGCCTGGCGTTCACCACGCTGTTCTTCCGTAACTACTACGTGAGCATTCCGGATGCGCTGATCAAGGCGGCCCGCCTGGACGGTGCCGGCTTCTTCACCATCTTCCGTCAGATCATTCTGCCGATGTCGACGCCGATCATCATGGTCTGCCTGATATGGCAGTTCACCCAGATCTGGAACGACTTCCTGTTCGGTGTGGTGTTCTCCAGCGGCGACTCCCAGCCCATCACGGTGGCGCTGAACAACCTGGTCAACACCAGCACCGGGGCCAAGGAATATAACGTGGATATGGCGGCGGCGATGATCGCCGGGCTGCCGACCCTGCTGGTCTATGTGATCGCAGGCAAGTATTTCGTGCGCGGCCTCACGGCCGGCGCGGTCAAGGGGTAA